Proteins from a single region of Trichoplusia ni isolate ovarian cell line Hi5 chromosome 3, tn1, whole genome shotgun sequence:
- the LOC113491774 gene encoding integrin alpha-9-like — MAGILLVAAFTVQTLQLTSAMFVHEASSVLLKPPTIINSSDFGFAMAYRSSLKSLVISAPSADLMGKVYTCELTDAADMDSIECYENFFYLESPKNFSRTVNPDQHFYMGATILANSEYVFTCAPLLTADVQSNSGYMPDVYGTCYARLDEPDGTENLTRYEGTMERYQHNSDSITNLRSFIGGTGWSTLMDEENDLLLIVKTSLDGDFVHTPMSKPLGKTSSLVLTSMAVAKKLHRYFNLGIGITAGKFFSEQTVYAFSMETSDMKGVISFLEYDSSNRSLNVITNGGSRELYKLENKEEIGAMFGSVLSAADLNMDGKHELLVGAPAQTSETIDTAEKCVECGAVHIYIGGDKNTFEQRNSLRTILGNKVHSRFGCAIAAGNFDGDRLPELVISAPYEDDGLGAVYILSGYEMYRNLIKYEVYRRVQLSDLKRTQRIQKQLFRTLGYSLQFVGDTDDNGCNELVVGSPGSARALMLKCIQTINITMTTKLTTEQVKESDNRFTVEVCARVDLHELPQDIIGNISVTNSIIGEATYIPDPTFWIDISCYECNRSRTFCENATVVLKDNDPRDYTFVVDAELGVDHMLQENSTEFNTTWVVASPYSQLVKRMPVSRHCKGNDCIPKLSMQVLWSGGESRNYILGSTNNETMTIVVSNAGNASFGSCVWLRVRGAPVTHVACKSENEDYACSLPIPMKRNMEYSIDLIVNMTKPINYEKNMSVEAVLYENCNQRNVFSDKKSLVIPYGYKTDDVHVVGIPHYRNVTDKQISMSSYIYDNQEFLIINNGSITWKNITAILSVEKKNFVNAFRILETGRECEDASIHNILSLRCIIDLQANSTLKITTSIEIVNSMIKDSLYKGKLNSTNLLKLLLQPSPDFKSGIVISEIKYLEELTIGNNKLLIAIIAAIVALILLAILTYVLYRYGFFRREQKKRLHVLRESRRQSQSRRPTVVSEAKDDNLAGLQMEVSEDSPFDNQGPQHNDSIQLVDQTRENH; from the exons atggcAG gAATATTATTGGTAGCGGCTTTTACAGTCCAGACTCTGCAGCTAACCTCTGCTATGTTTGTGCACGAGGCATCGAGTGTCCTCCTGAAGCCCCCAACCATTATCAACTCCTCAGACTTCGGGTTCGCTATGGCCTACAGATCTTCACTGAAAAGTCTTG TGATAAGTGCGCCCTCAGCGGATTTGATGGGCAAGGTTTATACTTGCGAGTTGACGGACGCGGCCGATATGGACAGCATCGAATGTtacgaaaactttttttatCTCGAGTCTCCGAAAAACTTCTCTCGAA CTGTCAACCCTGACCAACATTTTTACATGGGAGCGACTATACTTGCAAATTCAGAGTATGTTTTc ACATGTGCCCCCTTATTGACTGCGGACGTACAGAGCAACTCCGGTTACATGCCAGATGTGTACGGAACCTGCTACGCGCGGCTTGACGAGCCCGATGGAACCGAGAACCTTACCCGGTATGAAGGGACGATGGAGAGGTACCAGCACAATTCAGACAGCATCACCAATCTAA gGTCTTTCATTGGTGGAACCGGCTGGTCTACTTTAATGGATGAGGAGAACGATCTGCTACTGATTGTCAAGACATCATTAGATGGAGACTTTGTTCACACTCCAATGTCAAAACCACTTGGAAAGACCTCGTCATTAGTTCTGACCTCTATGGCTGTGGCAAAGAAACTTCATAGGTATTTTAACTTAG GTATAGGTATCACAGCTGGGAAGTTCTTCTCCGAACAAACAGTTTACGCGTTTAGCATGGAAACATCAGATATGAAGGGCGTT ATATCTTTTCTCGAATATGATTCTTCGAATAGAAGTTTAAACGTAATTACAAATGGCGGATCGAGGGAACTCTACAAATTGGAAAATAAGGAGGAGATTGGGGCTATGTTCGGATCAGTGTTGAGTGCTGCAGATTTGAATATGGATGGAAAGCACGAACTCTTGGTCGGAGCGCCGGCACAGACGTCAGAAACTATCGACACTGCAGAGAAATGTGTGGAATGTGGCGCTGTGCATATTTATATAGGCGGAGATAAG AATACATTCGAACAAAGGAACAGCCTTAGAACAATTTTGGGAAATAAAGTTCATAGCCGGTTTGGCTGTGCCATAGCTGCTGGAAATTTCGATGGAGACAGGTTGCCAG AGCTGGTGATAAGTGCACCATACGAAGACGACGGTCTCGGGGCAGTATATATCCTATCGGGTTACGAGATGTACcgtaacttaattaaatacgaGGTCTACAGACGCGTCCAGCTCTCAGACCTGAAGCGGACGCAGAGGATTCAGAAGCAGTTATTCAGGACTCTAGGGTATAGCCTGCAGTTTGTTGGTGATACTGATGACAACGGCTGTAACG AATTGGTCGTGGGATCCCCGGGAAGTGCTAGAGCCCTAATGCTCAAATGTATACAGACCATAAATATTACGATGACTACAAAACTAACAACAGAACAG GTTAAGGAGTCGGATAATCGGTTTACTGTCGAAGTGTGCGCCCGCGTCGATCTGCATGAGCTACCACAAGATATAATTGGAA ACATAAGCGTCACAAACAGCATTATCGGTGAAGCTACCTACATACCGGATCCCACATTCTGGATCGATATCTCTTGCTACGAATGTAACAGAAGCAGAACGTTTTGTGAAAACGCCACTGTTGTTCTT AAAGACAACGATCCGAGGGACTACACGTTTGTGGTCGACGCAGAGCTGGGTGTAGACCATATGCTTCAAGAGAACAGCACAG AGTTTAACACAACGTGGGTAGTGGCGAGCCCTTACAGCCAGCTCGTGAAGAGAATGCCGGTGTCTCGGCACTGCAAAGGAAATGATTGTATTCCAAAGCTCTCGATGCAAGTACTTTGGTCCGGTGG GGAATCTAGGAACTACATCCTGGGGTCTACAAACAACGAGACAATGACAATAGTGGTGTCGAACGCGGGCAACGCGTCGTTCGGGTCGTGCGTGTGGTTGCGCGTGCGCGGGGCGCCCGTCACGCACGTTGCTTGCAAGTCCGAGAACGAGGACTACGCCTGCTCTCTGCCGATACCGATGAAACGGAATATGGAG tACTCAATAGATCTAATTGTGAACATGACAAAACCGATAAACTATGAGAAGAATATGTCAGTTGAGGCCGTCCTGTATGAGAACTGCAACCAGAGAAACGTATTCAGTGATAAAAAGAGTTTGGTTATACCTTACGGATACAAGACGGATGATGTTCATGTTGTTGG AATACCTCACTATAGAAACGTGACGGACAAACAGATATCAATGAGTAGCTACATATATGATAACCAGGAATTTTTG ATAATAAACAATGGGTCTATAACATGGAAGAATATTACCGCCATCTTATCAGTGGAAAAGAAAAACTTTGTTAATGCATTCAGA atattaGAAACGGGAAGGGAATGCGAAGATGCAAGCATACACAACATTCTTTCATTACGCTGTATAATCGACCTACAGGCAAATTCTACGCTTAAAATCACGACGAGTATCGAAATTGTGAATTCTATGATCA AGGACAGTTTATACAAGGGGAAACTTAACTCTACAAATCTGTTGAAACTGCTCCTGCAACCGTCACCGGATTTCAAAAGTGGCAT tgtgATTTCTGAGATTAAATACTTGGAGGAGCTGACGATTGGTAACAACAAGCTGCTCATTGCAATTATAGCTGCCATTGTTGCTCTCATTCTTCTGGCGATATTGACCTACGTACTGTATAGG TACGGTTTCTTCAGAAGAGAACAGAAGAAGAGGCTGCATGTGCTCAGAGAAAGTAGAAGGCAAAGTCAATCT AGACGGCCTACAGTTGTATCGGAAGCTAAAGATGACAATCTTGCAGGA CTGCAGATGGAGGTTTCTGAAGACAGTCCGTTCGACAACCAGGGACCGCAGCACAACGACAGCATACAACTAGTTGATCAGACAAGAGAAAATCATTAG
- the LOC113491775 gene encoding zinc carboxypeptidase-like, translating to MILLYLCLSVFLVQSCTTNDPSDIKTYKDYKWYEINGNRDGIKKLLRFLTGTYEIPYYSLVGGTGNLLVAPELVPAVDAIASFEGLTTKIVIDDYSEILEDEKVNPLRQDGFSWTAYYDVDSIYGYLQNMSQQNPNWSQLVVAGQSYEGRQILGLRINTPTAVDKPVMFIESGIHAREWITPATTTYFINQLMTSQDPEIASLRDSFDWHIFPTVNPDGYHYSYTRDRMWRKTRSRSRNGCYGADPNRNWDYNWMDYGASSNPCNYQTYGGSNPFSEVETRSLSAYISGLENMLGYVAFHADAQMLLLPYSDSTEHTANYDDLKQIGETSLKYGYAVNKAKYDGPGTAAELLYKASGGSMDWVRHARGTPLVYTYELRGRYFHWPAARISEQGDEVTQMMLGLATEARNLGYY from the exons ATGATTCTGTTGTATTTGTGCCTCTCTGTATTTCTAGTCCAATCATGTACGACAAATGATCCGAGtgatattaaaacttataagGATTATAAATGGTACGAGATAAATGGGAATCGTGATGGAATTAAGAAGCTTCTGCGGTTCCTCACGGGGACTTAt gaGATACCCTACTATTCACTAGTAGGAGGCACGGGTAATTTGCTGGTTGCTCCTGAGCTGGTGCCAGCCGTCGACGCCATCGCTTCTTTCGAAGGCCTGACCACGAAAATTGTTATAGATGATTATTCAGA AATACTTGAAGACGAGAAAGTTAATCCTCTACGTCAAGATGGGTTTTCTTGGACTGCCTACTATGACGTTGATTCT ATCTACGGCTACCTTCAGAACATGAGTCAGCAGAATCCGAACTGGTCTCAGCTGGTGGTAGCAGGACAGAGCTATGAAGGGAGACAGATCCTAGGACTGAGGATCAACACTCCGACTGCAGTTGACAAACCTGTTATGTTCATTGAATCAG GTATCCACGCAAGAGAATGGATCACTCCTGCTACGACGACGTACTTCATCAACCAGCTGATGACCAGCCAGGACCCAGAGATCGCATCCCTAAGGGACAGCTTTGACTGGCACATCTTCCCCACCGTCAACCCTGACGGATACCACTACAGCTATACCAGG GACCGTATGTGGAGGAAAACCCGGTCGAGGTCTCGCAATGGATGCTACGGCGCCGACCCTAACCGCAACTGGGATTACAACTGGATGG ATTATGGAGCATCTAGCAATCCTTGCAACTACCAAACGTATGGAGGTTCAAATCCATTCTCCGAGGTAGAGACCAGGTCCCTCTCCGCGTACATATCGGGCCTGGAGAACATGCTCGGCTACGTCGCCTTCCACGCCGACGCGCAGATGTTACTCCTACCTTACTCTGATTCTACGGAACACACCGCTAACTACGACGATctg AAACAAATTGGGGAGACATCTCTTAAGTATGGTTACGCAGTTAACAAAGCGAAATATGATGGACCGGGGACTGCGGCTGAACTTTTAT ACAAGGCATCGGGTGGCAGTATGGACTGGGTGCGCCACGCTCGCGGCACTCCCCTGGTGTATACATATGAGCTGAGAGGACGGTACTTCCACTGGCCAGCTGCCAGGATCAGCGAGCAGGGAGACGAGGTCACGCAGATGATGCTCGGTCTTGCCACCGAGGCTCGCAACCTGGGATActattaa